The Arachis ipaensis cultivar K30076 chromosome B07, Araip1.1, whole genome shotgun sequence genome includes a window with the following:
- the LOC107607056 gene encoding DEAD-box ATP-dependent RNA helicase 52C-like produces MENIVIWFQIHEEARKFAYQTGVKVVVAYGGAPINHQLRDLEKGVDILVATPGRLVDLLKRARVSLQMIRYLALDEADRMLDMGFEPQIRKIVEQMDMPPPGVRQTMLFSATFPKEIQV; encoded by the exons ATGGAAAATATTGTGATTTGGTTTCAGATACATGAAGAGGCTAGGAAGTTTGCATATCAAACAGGGGTTAAGGTGGTTGTTGCTTATGGCGGAGCTCCAATAAACCATCAG CTACGAGATCTTGAGAAGGGGGTGGACATTCTCGTCGCAACTCCTGGAAGACTGGTAGATTTGCTGAAGAGAGCTAGAGTTTCACTTCAGATGATCAGATATCTTGCACTAGATGAGGCAGATAGGATGCTGGATATGGGTTTTGAGCCACAAATAAGGAAGATTGTTGAACAAATGGATATGCCCCCTCCAGGTGTAAGACAGACTATGCTATTCAGTGCCACATTTCCTAAAGAGATACAGGTTTAG